One Rhodococcus sp. P1Y DNA window includes the following coding sequences:
- a CDS encoding cryptochrome/photolyase family protein, which translates to MSSPLWLFGDQLGPHFHSTPEHVERDVLLVESARVLRSKPFHRQKLHLVLSGMRHLADELGDRATYLQTDTYREALEQFGRPVVVFEPTSHGAEKFVNRLFDEGLVEDVLPTPMFALSRADFDEWAGNRHQFRMETFYRDQRRRFEILMSGDDPVDGKWNLDEENREPPPKKQLTLGVDPPWWPTEDTIDDEVRADLDSMNLDTVGNDGPRLFAVTADEARKALDHFVSYRLQDFGKYEDAVMTEDWTMAHSLLSVPLNLGLLQPLDVAEAAEKAWRDGDASLASVEGFVRQILGWREYVWHLYWHFGPDYVNRNELEAHVPLPKWFTDLDGEEPIAACLSHTLTELRERGWVHHIPRLMILGNFALQRGYDPKALTEWFSTAFVDGFAWVMPVNVIGMSQHADGGLIATKPYASGGAYLNRMTDHCGGCEYNPKKRLGTDACPFTAGYWAFVHRHRDRLAHNHRTARQVSSMNRLSDLDQVLEQEAQRDVF; encoded by the coding sequence ATGAGCTCCCCGCTATGGCTGTTCGGTGATCAGTTGGGCCCGCACTTTCATTCGACGCCCGAGCACGTCGAACGCGACGTCCTCCTCGTCGAGAGTGCGCGCGTTCTTCGTAGCAAACCGTTCCACCGCCAGAAGCTGCATCTGGTGCTCTCGGGCATGCGGCACCTCGCGGACGAGTTGGGTGACCGCGCTACCTATCTGCAGACCGACACGTACCGAGAAGCGTTGGAGCAGTTCGGCCGGCCGGTCGTGGTCTTCGAGCCGACTTCGCACGGGGCCGAGAAGTTCGTGAATCGGTTGTTCGACGAGGGTCTCGTCGAGGACGTCCTTCCGACGCCGATGTTCGCGCTGAGCCGCGCGGACTTCGACGAGTGGGCTGGCAATCGCCACCAGTTCCGGATGGAAACGTTCTACCGCGATCAACGCCGACGTTTCGAGATCCTGATGTCGGGCGACGATCCTGTCGACGGCAAGTGGAACCTGGACGAGGAGAACCGCGAGCCCCCGCCGAAGAAGCAACTGACACTCGGCGTCGATCCACCCTGGTGGCCCACAGAGGACACGATCGACGACGAGGTCCGTGCCGATCTGGATTCGATGAACCTGGACACCGTCGGCAACGACGGACCCAGACTGTTCGCAGTGACGGCCGACGAAGCACGAAAGGCTCTGGATCACTTCGTCTCCTACCGGCTGCAGGACTTCGGCAAGTACGAGGACGCAGTCATGACCGAGGATTGGACGATGGCGCATTCGCTGCTGTCGGTTCCGCTCAATCTGGGATTGTTGCAGCCGTTGGATGTCGCCGAGGCAGCCGAAAAAGCCTGGCGCGACGGTGATGCCTCACTTGCGTCGGTCGAGGGGTTCGTCCGGCAGATACTCGGGTGGCGAGAATACGTCTGGCATCTGTACTGGCACTTCGGACCGGACTACGTGAACCGGAACGAGCTGGAAGCCCATGTGCCACTGCCGAAGTGGTTCACCGACCTCGACGGCGAAGAGCCGATCGCGGCATGTCTGTCGCACACCTTGACCGAGTTACGTGAACGTGGCTGGGTGCACCACATTCCGCGACTGATGATCCTGGGAAATTTCGCGCTGCAACGCGGATACGACCCCAAAGCATTGACGGAGTGGTTCTCCACAGCGTTCGTCGACGGTTTCGCCTGGGTAATGCCGGTCAACGTGATCGGGATGAGCCAACATGCCGACGGCGGATTGATCGCGACGAAGCCGTACGCCTCGGGCGGGGCGTATCTGAACCGCATGACCGACCACTGCGGCGGGTGCGAGTACAACCCGAAGAAGCGACTCGGAACGGATGCCTGCCCGTTCACAGCAGGGTATTGGGCCTTCGTGCATCGCCATCGAGATCGCCTGGCGCACAACCACCGAACCGCCCGGCAGGTGTCGTCGATGAACCGCCTCTCCGACCTCGACCAGGTACTGGAGCAGGAGGCCCAGCGCGACGTGTTCTAA
- the trhO gene encoding oxygen-dependent tRNA uridine(34) hydroxylase TrhO, with protein MAVPKIVLFYVFTPLPDPEAIRLWQQTLAASNNLNGRILISEHGINATVGGELENVKKYVRGTRGYAPFKNADIKWSEGLGDDFPRLSVKVRSEIVTFGAPEELKVDDGGVVGGGVHLSPQQVHELVDSRGEDVVFFDGRNAFEAQIGKFKNAVVPDVDTTKDFVAQLDSGQFDHLKMSPVVTYCTGGVRCEVLSSLMKARGFEEVYQLDGGIVRYGETFGDDALWEGSLYVFDKRMKIDFSDHTSVIGRCTVCTNPTSRYQDFDDDDGRGLRLVCVDCA; from the coding sequence ATGGCTGTACCGAAAATTGTGCTGTTCTACGTGTTCACTCCGCTGCCGGATCCCGAGGCCATCCGGCTCTGGCAGCAGACTCTTGCCGCGTCCAACAACCTGAACGGACGCATCCTGATTTCCGAACACGGGATCAACGCGACGGTCGGCGGCGAGCTGGAGAACGTCAAGAAGTACGTCCGAGGCACTCGTGGCTACGCGCCCTTCAAGAATGCCGACATCAAGTGGTCGGAGGGGCTCGGCGACGATTTCCCGCGCCTGTCCGTGAAGGTCCGCTCCGAAATCGTCACATTCGGCGCACCCGAGGAACTGAAGGTCGACGACGGCGGAGTGGTCGGCGGGGGAGTGCATCTCAGCCCGCAGCAGGTGCACGAGTTGGTGGATTCGCGGGGCGAGGACGTCGTGTTCTTCGATGGCCGCAACGCGTTCGAAGCGCAGATCGGCAAGTTCAAGAACGCCGTCGTGCCCGATGTGGATACGACGAAAGACTTTGTAGCACAGCTTGATTCCGGACAGTTCGACCATCTCAAGATGAGCCCAGTTGTCACCTACTGCACGGGTGGCGTTCGCTGCGAGGTGTTGTCCTCCTTGATGAAGGCGCGTGGGTTCGAGGAGGTGTACCAGCTCGACGGCGGTATCGTGCGCTATGGCGAGACCTTCGGCGACGACGCGCTGTGGGAGGGATCGCTGTACGTATTCGACAAACGCATGAAAATCGACTTCTCCGACCACACCTCGGTGATCGGCAGGTGCACGGTGTGTACCAATCCGACCTCTCGCTATCAGGACTTCGACGACGACGATGGTCGCGGTCTCCGGCTCGTGTGTGTGGATTGTGCCTGA
- a CDS encoding ParA family protein, with protein MATVIATINLKGGVGKSTTTAALAEFMSAEFGYRVLLVDLDPQTNLTTMMIGEQRWQEVNDANLTLDALFASALDANLPEFDVVKALQRDASPLESVRGVDLIASSLDLMETQEEMNAWQYEAPGSLEPLLVLRAALAGLQSSYDFVLLDCAPNLGIVTANGLMMADAYVVPAIPDVLSTYGIPQLQRRVQRFTDRTGHALTPLGLIITKYRSSSTLHRTTIERLQRQVFEYESLPADERDTRPRPPTVIPHWIPESNQIAQSAEYLDFGTLRQKYGNHGQFDALRNMTEHVVSNVGVYL; from the coding sequence ATGGCGACTGTAATCGCCACGATCAACCTCAAGGGCGGCGTCGGGAAGTCGACGACGACGGCGGCACTGGCCGAGTTCATGTCGGCCGAGTTCGGGTATCGAGTGCTGCTCGTGGATCTCGATCCGCAGACCAACCTGACGACGATGATGATCGGCGAACAGCGGTGGCAGGAGGTCAACGACGCGAACTTGACTCTCGACGCCCTCTTCGCGAGTGCCCTGGATGCGAACCTTCCGGAATTCGACGTGGTGAAAGCGCTTCAGCGCGACGCCTCGCCACTCGAGTCGGTGCGCGGCGTCGACCTGATCGCGTCGTCGTTGGACCTCATGGAGACCCAGGAGGAGATGAATGCGTGGCAGTACGAAGCGCCTGGGTCTCTCGAGCCGCTCCTGGTTCTCCGCGCGGCCCTCGCTGGACTGCAATCCTCGTACGATTTCGTCCTGCTCGATTGCGCGCCCAATCTCGGCATCGTCACCGCCAACGGACTGATGATGGCCGACGCCTATGTTGTTCCCGCGATCCCTGACGTGCTGTCGACCTATGGGATCCCGCAGCTGCAGCGTCGAGTGCAGCGATTCACCGATCGGACCGGTCATGCATTGACTCCGCTCGGGCTGATCATCACCAAGTACCGCTCCAGCTCGACTCTGCACCGAACCACCATCGAGCGCCTGCAGCGGCAGGTGTTCGAGTACGAATCGCTGCCGGCGGACGAACGCGACACCCGGCCGCGTCCGCCGACGGTCATTCCGCATTGGATCCCCGAGTCCAATCAGATCGCTCAGTCGGCCGAGTACCTGGACTTCGGCACCCTCCGTCAGAAGTACGGCAACCACGGCCAGTTCGACGCACTACGGAACATGACCGAACACGTCGTATCGAACGTCGGGGTGTACCTCTGA
- a CDS encoding pseudouridine synthase — MWIVPEPHDNRVVPQAPLLPYRNGLAPLRIRLPHGDSAPTVLAWLEREHPDDPWAASMVAREVVDEKGRPWNPESAYAPGRFVHFYREPAPEVHVPFELDILYDADGLVVVDKPHFLATIPRGMHVTETATVRLRRLLDCPDITPAHRLDRATAGVLIFTRPKELRRPYQELFSEREVLKEYEAVAGFDPSLEFPRVVRSRILKDHGVMVAREEPGEPNSETRIELISNAGSWARYRLFPHTGRTHQLRIHLSSLGIPIKGDPYYPVYTRTPADDFDTPLQLLARAIEFDDPITGERRRFESRRTLAG; from the coding sequence GTGTGGATTGTGCCTGAACCACACGACAACCGGGTCGTTCCGCAGGCTCCACTCCTGCCCTACAGGAATGGGTTGGCGCCGCTGCGGATTCGGCTACCACACGGTGACTCGGCGCCTACGGTTCTGGCATGGCTGGAGCGTGAGCACCCAGACGACCCGTGGGCGGCGTCGATGGTCGCCCGGGAGGTCGTCGACGAGAAGGGGCGTCCGTGGAACCCGGAGTCTGCTTATGCGCCAGGTCGATTCGTGCACTTCTACCGTGAGCCTGCGCCCGAGGTGCACGTCCCTTTCGAACTCGACATCCTGTACGACGCCGACGGCCTCGTCGTCGTCGACAAACCCCATTTCCTCGCGACGATTCCGCGCGGCATGCACGTCACCGAGACCGCGACCGTGCGGTTGCGCCGCCTCCTCGACTGCCCCGACATCACCCCGGCCCACCGTCTCGACCGCGCTACCGCAGGTGTACTGATCTTCACTCGCCCCAAGGAGTTACGACGGCCGTATCAGGAATTGTTCAGCGAGCGTGAGGTTCTCAAGGAGTACGAAGCCGTTGCCGGTTTCGACCCATCGCTCGAGTTCCCACGCGTCGTCCGTAGCCGGATCTTGAAAGACCACGGCGTGATGGTTGCGCGCGAAGAGCCTGGTGAACCGAACAGTGAAACGCGGATCGAGCTGATCTCCAATGCGGGGTCGTGGGCCAGATATCGATTGTTTCCGCATACCGGACGAACGCATCAATTGCGAATCCACCTGTCATCCTTGGGTATTCCTATCAAAGGGGACCCGTACTATCCTGTCTACACCAGGACGCCGGCAGACGATTTCGACACTCCGCTGCAGTTACTGGCTCGCGCAATCGAGTTCGACGACCCGATCACCGGTGAGCGTCGTAGATTCGAAAGCCGTCGCACTCTCGCTGGTTGA
- a CDS encoding response regulator transcription factor: MSRILIAEDDVHIASFVSKGLRAAGYSTEHVTDGETALMMAREGGFDMVVLDIGLPSMDGFTVLRQLRGEGVTTPVVVLTARDSVSDTVAGLEGGANDYMTKPFQFAELLARLRLRLQDDSSGPSDSSLSLRDLRLDLRSRRVQVGDRTVDLTAREFALLEVFLRHADQVLSREQILGQVWGYDFDPASNVVDVYVRALRSKIGADRVETVRGMGYRLR, from the coding sequence ATGAGTCGCATACTCATCGCCGAGGACGACGTTCACATTGCGTCGTTCGTGAGTAAGGGACTCCGCGCTGCCGGGTACAGCACCGAGCATGTGACGGACGGCGAGACCGCCCTGATGATGGCGCGCGAAGGCGGTTTCGACATGGTCGTCCTCGACATCGGATTGCCGTCCATGGACGGATTCACCGTTCTGCGACAACTACGCGGCGAAGGCGTCACGACGCCCGTGGTCGTGCTCACTGCGCGCGACAGCGTCAGCGATACCGTCGCAGGCCTCGAAGGTGGGGCGAACGATTACATGACGAAGCCGTTTCAGTTCGCCGAACTGCTTGCGCGACTGAGACTCCGCCTTCAGGACGACTCGTCAGGGCCCTCCGACTCATCGTTGTCTCTGCGTGATCTGCGTCTTGACTTGCGATCCCGGAGGGTGCAGGTGGGGGATCGGACCGTGGACTTGACAGCACGGGAGTTTGCCCTGCTGGAGGTCTTCCTCCGCCACGCCGATCAAGTGTTGTCACGCGAACAGATCCTCGGCCAGGTGTGGGGTTACGACTTCGATCCGGCATCCAATGTCGTCGATGTCTACGTCCGCGCGCTGCGCAGCAAAATCGGTGCCGATCGCGTCGAAACCGTCCGAGGAATGGGATACCGATTGCGATGA
- a CDS encoding alkaline phosphatase D family protein: MGVREGLSRRGFLRSSTTAIAAVGAASAMPALAHAQSDQPGPFQHGVASGDPTPEAVILWTRITPVPDATPGSGLGPATSVRWRVATDPELTALVRSGSSVTDAASDHTVKVDVDGLSPATTYYYSFEVLDGDSSGAQSVVGTTRTAPANDADVQRIRFGVVSCSNWESGYFGAYRHLSTRTDLDAIIHLGDYIYEYETGGFAGKNGVVRQHEPVHEIVSLADYRIRHGQYKSDPDLKAAHLGVPWICTWDDHESANDAYDGGAQNHQPETEGPWNVRKANSVQAYYEWMPVRAAGSAQNRHLYRRLRFGNLLELSMLDLRTYRSQQVLPFQGADVDSPNRTITGADQMQWLTDGLVSSPTTWKIVGNPVMITPVLLPPLESEASRALTSLIGVPEGGLPYNADPWDGYTADRKKLLGAIADNGVTNTVFITGDIHSAWACDVPQDAARYFETGGVATELVVTSVSSANIDDLTQTPPHTLGRVAEAALTTLNRHIRYVDLDSHGFGVFDVTPSGVQMDHWFLDAKEDPLTGVYWGAGFSVPAGVARVDAAPLPVRA, translated from the coding sequence GTGGGAGTACGAGAAGGATTGTCCAGACGCGGGTTTCTGAGGTCGTCGACGACCGCGATCGCCGCTGTCGGGGCGGCGTCGGCGATGCCGGCTCTCGCACACGCGCAGAGTGATCAACCGGGGCCTTTTCAGCACGGAGTCGCGTCCGGTGATCCGACGCCGGAGGCGGTCATTCTTTGGACGCGAATTACCCCGGTTCCCGACGCCACTCCCGGTTCCGGACTGGGCCCCGCCACGTCCGTCCGTTGGCGGGTGGCCACCGACCCCGAGCTCACCGCATTGGTTCGTAGCGGGTCTTCGGTGACCGACGCGGCGTCCGACCACACCGTCAAGGTCGACGTCGACGGTCTGTCCCCGGCGACGACCTACTACTACAGCTTCGAGGTTCTCGACGGCGACAGCTCCGGCGCTCAGTCGGTAGTGGGTACCACCAGAACAGCTCCCGCGAACGACGCCGACGTCCAGCGCATCAGGTTCGGCGTCGTCTCCTGCTCGAACTGGGAGTCCGGATATTTCGGTGCGTATCGGCACCTGTCCACTCGGACGGATCTGGATGCAATCATCCACCTGGGCGACTACATCTACGAGTACGAAACCGGTGGCTTCGCCGGCAAGAACGGTGTGGTTCGCCAGCACGAGCCTGTGCACGAGATCGTCAGTCTCGCGGACTATCGGATCCGCCACGGCCAGTACAAATCGGACCCTGATCTGAAGGCCGCTCACCTCGGCGTGCCGTGGATCTGCACATGGGACGACCACGAGAGCGCCAACGACGCGTACGACGGTGGTGCCCAGAATCACCAGCCCGAGACCGAAGGACCGTGGAACGTCCGAAAGGCCAACTCGGTGCAGGCGTACTACGAGTGGATGCCGGTCCGAGCGGCAGGCAGCGCGCAGAACCGCCACCTGTACCGGCGTCTGCGGTTCGGGAACCTGCTCGAACTGTCGATGCTCGACCTGAGGACGTACCGGTCTCAGCAGGTGTTGCCGTTCCAGGGAGCCGACGTGGACTCGCCGAACCGCACGATCACCGGAGCCGACCAGATGCAGTGGTTGACCGACGGACTCGTGTCCTCGCCGACCACGTGGAAAATCGTCGGGAACCCGGTGATGATCACGCCGGTGCTGTTGCCTCCGCTCGAAAGCGAGGCATCCCGAGCACTGACGAGTCTGATCGGCGTTCCCGAGGGCGGTCTGCCCTACAACGCCGATCCGTGGGACGGGTACACCGCCGACCGCAAGAAGCTCCTGGGTGCTATCGCGGACAACGGTGTGACCAACACCGTGTTCATCACCGGTGACATTCACTCCGCCTGGGCATGCGACGTGCCGCAGGACGCAGCGCGGTACTTCGAGACCGGCGGGGTTGCGACGGAATTGGTCGTCACGTCGGTGTCCTCGGCCAACATCGACGACCTGACCCAGACGCCTCCACACACACTCGGTCGCGTAGCCGAAGCCGCCCTGACCACGCTGAACAGGCACATCCGATACGTCGATCTGGACAGCCACGGGTTCGGGGTGTTCGACGTGACTCCGTCCGGAGTGCAGATGGACCACTGGTTCCTCGACGCAAAGGAAGACCCGTTGACGGGCGTGTACTGGGGCGCAGGGTTCAGCGTTCCCGCGGGCGTCGCGCGGGTGGATGCAGCCCCGCTCCCCGTGCGCGCATAG
- a CDS encoding SLC13 family permease, translating to MTETRFATTPPVRMRPTSARKLRTQFPRPTPTVALSGAVLLMLCIGVLMAGVSGDLSFDGTATVLVFLIAVWAWIFAPIDDTYVALGAALALVLLGPVDTETFTSTLGDTVIWLLVGSFVIAAAVTASGLSARVAARTLSVARTPRQLVHLVTLVLLVTTFAIPATSGRAALALPVFLALAAALRRRPKLVLTLALVFPAVILFSAIGSLLGAGAHLITSEILRTATGSGFGFLQWMLLGLPLALVWSHVAAEIALSIFTDRPERRTPLNIRREVFATGSGPLTPPQRRMVVLLVVVILLWCSEPLHGIDPAIVAMIGALLAAAPKMGATTLPAAVKTIPWTLLLFMAATLCLGVALTTSGAAQWFADLVFGPISAIGDSAATTFVVAVILLSLVSHLLVQSRSARSAVLVPIVVAMAPAVGIDPAAAAFASTAAAGFCLTLTSSAKPVAMFAASETVPGYSNTHLLRLSAALAPVSIALVLVCSLWVWPALGLSLYSS from the coding sequence ATGACGGAGACCAGGTTTGCGACCACGCCTCCCGTCAGGATGCGCCCGACGTCGGCGAGGAAGCTGCGCACGCAGTTCCCGCGTCCGACACCTACCGTCGCGCTGAGCGGTGCCGTGCTACTGATGCTGTGCATCGGCGTGCTGATGGCTGGAGTCTCGGGTGATCTGTCGTTCGACGGAACCGCCACCGTGCTGGTGTTCCTGATTGCGGTATGGGCGTGGATCTTCGCGCCGATCGACGACACCTACGTGGCTCTCGGCGCCGCGCTCGCCTTGGTCCTTCTCGGACCGGTGGACACGGAGACGTTCACCTCGACTCTCGGGGACACCGTCATCTGGCTTCTGGTCGGATCGTTCGTGATCGCGGCCGCGGTGACAGCGAGCGGTCTGTCCGCGCGGGTGGCTGCCCGGACGCTGTCCGTTGCGAGAACCCCGCGGCAACTGGTCCACCTCGTGACCCTCGTGCTTCTGGTGACTACATTTGCCATCCCGGCGACGTCCGGTCGAGCCGCGCTGGCACTGCCGGTGTTTCTTGCGTTGGCTGCGGCGCTGCGACGCCGGCCGAAACTGGTACTCACACTCGCGCTCGTGTTTCCGGCCGTCATTCTGTTCTCGGCGATCGGCTCTTTGCTCGGCGCTGGTGCGCATTTGATCACCAGCGAGATACTCAGAACTGCAACGGGATCGGGATTCGGATTCTTGCAGTGGATGCTGCTCGGGCTCCCGTTGGCGCTGGTGTGGTCCCATGTCGCCGCAGAAATTGCGCTGTCCATCTTCACCGACCGCCCCGAACGACGCACTCCACTCAATATCCGCCGCGAGGTGTTCGCGACAGGATCGGGCCCGTTGACCCCACCGCAACGCCGCATGGTCGTACTGCTGGTGGTAGTGATTCTATTGTGGTGCAGCGAGCCGCTGCACGGCATCGATCCGGCGATCGTCGCGATGATCGGCGCGCTGTTGGCGGCCGCTCCGAAGATGGGTGCAACGACGCTACCTGCAGCAGTCAAGACCATCCCGTGGACGTTGTTGCTGTTCATGGCTGCGACCTTGTGCCTAGGTGTCGCGCTCACCACCAGCGGAGCCGCACAGTGGTTCGCGGATCTGGTTTTCGGTCCGATCAGCGCCATCGGGGATTCGGCGGCAACGACATTCGTCGTCGCGGTGATACTGCTCTCGCTGGTCTCGCACCTACTCGTGCAGTCCAGATCCGCACGGTCGGCGGTGCTGGTGCCTATTGTCGTCGCCATGGCCCCTGCGGTCGGAATCGATCCGGCTGCAGCGGCATTCGCGTCCACTGCGGCGGCCGGATTCTGTCTCACCCTCACCAGCTCGGCGAAACCGGTAGCCATGTTCGCAGCATCGGAGACCGTGCCGGGTTATTCCAACACGCACTTGCTTCGTCTGTCCGCTGCCCTCGCGCCGGTGTCGATCGCACTCGTACTGGTGTGCTCGCTGTGGGTCTGGCCCGCACTCGGCCTGTCGTTGTACTCGTCCTGA
- a CDS encoding sensor histidine kinase has product MTDASLVARRGSSLPARWKITAWIMLTTLLLLLVVLVTARNLLLRDVDVRANDDITQEADEFRTFAAEGVDPTTTRPFVSVERLLEVYLARQSPSLGEVMIGVVGDTVVGEPRGDVPPALAEDPALLRSTIGTAQPAGVVETSSGQMRWGRVDVNDIGGTGGTLFVAVFTQSGRELVNRTMRTMATVGVVGLILTTGVAYLVAGRILAPVRTVRTVAAEIGETDLTARVPVHGRDDIADLAETFNAMLDRLESAYTTQRQFVDDAGHELRTPITIVRGHLELMSDNPEERRKTLALVDSELGRMGRIVSDLLMLAKAEQPDFVVRKPVDVAQLVLDIESKVQTIGDRQWLLMEVAEGTCPLDAQRVTQAMVQLSANAVGHTEAGSRIRLGSRFDGSGENRIFSLWITDDGPGVRPEDAPLIFERFQRGSPADRTSPTQRSGAGLGLAIVRAIADAHGGSAWVRSVHGEGATFGLDLPAPAALAEILYDDTATKEIS; this is encoded by the coding sequence ATGACTGACGCGTCGCTGGTTGCGCGCCGCGGCTCTTCGCTGCCCGCGCGATGGAAGATCACCGCCTGGATCATGCTGACGACCCTGCTGTTGCTGCTGGTTGTCTTGGTCACCGCCCGCAACCTTCTGTTGCGCGACGTCGACGTGCGGGCCAACGACGACATCACGCAAGAGGCCGACGAGTTTCGCACCTTCGCGGCGGAAGGCGTCGACCCGACGACGACGCGTCCGTTCGTCTCCGTCGAGAGACTGCTGGAGGTGTACTTGGCACGCCAGTCGCCCAGTCTCGGCGAGGTGATGATCGGCGTCGTGGGCGATACCGTCGTCGGAGAACCGCGCGGTGACGTTCCACCTGCCTTGGCCGAGGACCCGGCACTACTTCGCTCGACGATCGGTACGGCGCAGCCGGCCGGTGTGGTCGAAACGAGTTCTGGCCAGATGCGATGGGGCCGAGTCGATGTCAATGACATCGGAGGAACCGGCGGAACCCTGTTCGTGGCCGTGTTCACTCAGTCGGGTCGTGAACTGGTGAACCGCACGATGCGGACGATGGCCACTGTCGGCGTCGTCGGCCTGATTCTGACCACGGGTGTCGCCTACCTGGTTGCAGGCCGAATCCTGGCGCCGGTACGGACCGTCCGAACTGTCGCTGCCGAAATTGGGGAGACCGATCTGACCGCTCGCGTGCCCGTCCACGGACGCGATGACATCGCAGACCTGGCGGAGACGTTCAACGCCATGCTCGACAGGTTGGAAAGCGCTTACACGACGCAGCGCCAGTTCGTAGACGATGCAGGACACGAACTTCGCACGCCGATCACGATCGTCCGCGGACACCTAGAGTTGATGTCGGACAACCCCGAAGAGCGTCGCAAGACGCTTGCCCTCGTCGACAGCGAACTGGGCCGCATGGGCCGGATCGTGAGCGATCTGCTGATGCTCGCCAAGGCGGAACAACCGGACTTCGTCGTGCGCAAACCAGTCGACGTCGCGCAGTTGGTTCTCGACATCGAATCCAAGGTGCAGACCATCGGCGACCGTCAGTGGCTGTTGATGGAAGTCGCCGAAGGCACGTGCCCACTCGACGCGCAGCGTGTCACTCAGGCCATGGTCCAGCTGTCGGCCAACGCGGTCGGGCACACCGAGGCCGGCTCTCGAATTCGCCTCGGGTCACGGTTCGACGGCAGCGGAGAGAATCGGATCTTCTCGCTGTGGATCACCGACGATGGCCCCGGGGTGAGACCTGAGGACGCTCCGCTGATCTTCGAACGATTTCAACGAGGTTCACCCGCTGATCGCACCTCACCGACCCAGCGGTCGGGCGCTGGTCTCGGTCTCGCGATCGTCCGCGCGATCGCCGACGCGCACGGTGGTTCCGCCTGGGTTCGAAGCGTGCACGGGGAGGGAGCGACGTTCGGACTCGATCTTCCTGCCCCTGCCGCACTCGCAGAAATCTTGTACGACGACACCGCCACGAAGGAGATCTCATGA
- a CDS encoding glycerate kinase family protein translates to MSVRVPQRILVAPSGFKESLCAEQVASAIAAGVRRALPGVRVDTAPIADGGEGTARTLAAATRGTLHDATVVGPVGSPVRAQWARLGGSARGVAVVEMAAAAGLSLVPSDMRDPGATTTYGVGQLMAAALDSGADQILVGCGDSGTCDGGAGALQALGARILDECGNEIGHGGRELRRAVSLDLTNMHPRLAEVEVVLACNPHNVLCGPGGVARVFGPQKGATPAQVEELANALDNWAAILERDGLVMDDVRFGTGTGASGGLGAGLAAGVGAALRSRFDALLDSGLSGIDLDRRIRKADLVITAEGSIDFQTPKGKVPAEVARRCQRLGVPLIALAGSLGQGAPGVHDVGIAAIASIITVPMPLSEAVANGEALLIDAAERTMRMILLGGAVSARSSAKRRKGAA, encoded by the coding sequence ATGTCGGTCCGTGTACCGCAACGAATCCTCGTTGCACCCAGTGGTTTCAAGGAGAGCCTGTGCGCAGAACAAGTTGCATCCGCGATTGCCGCCGGGGTCAGACGCGCACTGCCCGGTGTCCGCGTGGACACCGCCCCCATTGCCGACGGCGGTGAAGGTACGGCTCGCACCCTGGCAGCAGCCACCCGCGGGACCCTCCACGACGCCACCGTCGTCGGTCCAGTCGGTTCTCCGGTGCGTGCCCAGTGGGCGCGTCTCGGTGGATCGGCCCGCGGAGTAGCAGTCGTCGAGATGGCTGCTGCTGCAGGACTGTCTCTCGTGCCGTCGGACATGCGTGACCCAGGGGCGACCACCACCTACGGTGTCGGACAGCTCATGGCCGCTGCACTGGACTCCGGCGCCGACCAGATTCTCGTCGGATGCGGCGACTCCGGTACCTGTGACGGCGGCGCAGGCGCGCTGCAGGCCCTCGGTGCGCGCATCCTCGACGAATGCGGCAACGAAATCGGTCATGGAGGCAGGGAGCTGCGCAGGGCAGTATCTCTGGACCTCACAAATATGCATCCACGTCTCGCCGAGGTCGAGGTGGTTCTCGCATGCAATCCCCACAACGTCCTGTGCGGGCCCGGAGGAGTTGCGCGAGTGTTCGGCCCGCAGAAGGGAGCCACTCCCGCTCAGGTGGAAGAACTAGCCAACGCGCTGGACAACTGGGCCGCAATTCTGGAACGGGATGGACTCGTGATGGACGACGTCCGATTCGGCACGGGCACCGGAGCGTCCGGCGGCCTCGGTGCAGGTTTGGCCGCAGGCGTCGGGGCTGCGCTCCGATCCAGATTCGACGCCTTGCTCGACTCCGGGCTGTCCGGAATCGACCTGGACCGGCGAATTCGTAAGGCCGACTTGGTGATCACGGCAGAAGGATCGATCGACTTCCAGACGCCGAAGGGAAAGGTTCCGGCCGAGGTTGCGCGACGGTGCCAGCGACTCGGTGTGCCGCTCATCGCCCTGGCCGGCTCGCTTGGCCAGGGCGCTCCCGGGGTGCACGACGTCGGGATCGCGGCAATAGCGTCGATTATCACGGTGCCGATGCCACTGTCCGAAGCCGTTGCGAACGGTGAGGCGTTGCTGATCGACGCCGCGGAGCGAACGATGAGAATGATTTTGCTCGGCGGTGCAGTCTCGGCGAGGTCGAGCGCCAAGCGGCGCAAGGGTGCAGCCTGA